A region of Alteromonadaceae bacterium 2753L.S.0a.02 DNA encodes the following proteins:
- a CDS encoding 3-oxoacyl-[acyl-carrier-protein] reductase gives MGRLALVTGGTRGIGEAISVRLKKAGYEVAANYGANDEKAKAFAEENAIPIYKFDVADFDACKAAIEQIRKDFKQDVDVLVNNAGITRDNTINKMTPECWHKVMETNLGSCFNLCRNVIEHMRENNFGRIVNIGSINGQAGQYGQVNYAAAKSGIHGFTKALALEGARHNITVNAVAPGYIATDMVRAVPERVLEKIVARIPVGRLGQADEVARAVEFLVADDASFITGSTLSINGGQHMY, from the coding sequence ATGGGAAGACTTGCCTTGGTAACGGGAGGAACACGTGGTATTGGTGAAGCTATCTCCGTTCGTTTGAAAAAAGCCGGGTACGAAGTGGCTGCAAATTATGGCGCCAACGATGAAAAAGCTAAAGCTTTTGCAGAAGAAAACGCCATTCCGATCTATAAATTCGATGTTGCTGATTTTGACGCCTGCAAAGCAGCCATCGAGCAAATTCGTAAAGACTTTAAACAAGACGTGGATGTACTGGTCAATAATGCCGGAATTACACGTGACAACACCATCAATAAAATGACCCCGGAATGCTGGCACAAAGTTATGGAGACCAATCTCGGTTCCTGCTTCAACCTGTGTCGCAACGTTATCGAACATATGCGGGAAAATAATTTTGGTCGCATTGTAAATATTGGTTCGATAAACGGGCAGGCCGGGCAATATGGTCAAGTGAATTACGCCGCTGCCAAATCCGGTATACACGGCTTTACCAAGGCCCTCGCGCTGGAGGGGGCTCGGCACAATATTACCGTTAACGCAGTAGCGCCGGGTTATATTGCTACGGACATGGTGCGCGCAGTTCCCGAGCGAGTGTTGGAAAAAATTGTTGCAAGAATACCTGTTGGACGGCTCGGACAGGCAGATGAAGTGGCGCGCGCTGTGGAATTTCTGGTGGCAGATGATGCAAGTTTTATAACGGGATCGACGCTATCGATCAACGGCGGCC